CTGTTCCGTCTGAATCGGCATATGACGCTCATCGCCCCCGTGAGCCAGCAAAATATGGCATCCCGGCTTCTGGAGTGCCCCTGTTTTGCAGATGGACTCATCCGGCAATTCTCTGCTGTGATAGCTTCTGCCGTAAACCCATGCATCTGCCTGCGGAACATAGACTGCTTCCACCTGATCTTTCCAAAGTCCGATCACATTTTTGCTCCATGGATACTTCAAATAATAAGAATCCCGTCTGATATAATCATGGTTGCCTGCTATCATCACTACCGTTGTCTGCGGAATTGTAGAAAACAGATAATCCACTTCTTTTAATTCCCGCAGCAGCGGCTGTCTGTGGAACAGGTCTCCAGCGATCAGCAGCAGTTCTGGTTTTTCCTCCCTTACGGCATAGATCACATTGCAGAAGCTGTCCCAGATCTCATTTTTCCGCTCTTCACTCCACGGGAACCCCGCATCGGGTGATGCCCCCAGATGCACATCCGCTATATGAAAAAAACGCATCGCACCGGCTCTCCTTTTCATGCACTTTGCAAACATTTGTTCTGTCCTACATCATATCATGACAGGCTCTGTTTGTCCAGAAAAGAAAAACAGAAGCATATGAAATACTTCTGTTCACCCTTTATAATTATAATATCTGATTGTTATAATTCACAGTTATTGACCGTTCTCGGGAACGGGATGACGTCCCTGATATTACTCATCCCCGTCAGATACATCACACAGCGTTCGAATCCAAGTCCAAATCCTGCGTGGCGTGTGGAACCGTATTTTCTGAGATCCAGATAGAACGCGTAATCCTCCGCATTCAGATTCAATTCCGCCATCCTGCCGAGCAGTTTATCGTAGTCATCCTCCCTCTGGCTTCCGCCGATAATCTCCCCGATTCCCGGGACAAGGCAGTCCATCGCAGCTACCGTTTTTCCATCTTCATTCAGTTTCATATAAAACGCCTTGATCTCCTTCGGGTAATCTGTCACGAAAACCGGCCGTTTAAACACCTCTTCCGTCAGATACCGTTCGTGTTCCGTCTGAAGGTCCACTCCCCAGGAAACTTTATATTCGAACTTCTCGTTGTTTTTCTCCAGAATCTCAATTGCCTCCGTATAGGTAACATGTCCGAATTCAGAATTCAGTACGTGGTTCAGGCGGTCCAGCAGCCCCTTGTCCACAAAGGAATTGAAGAAATTCATCTCCTCGGGCGCCTGTTCCAATACATATTGGATGACATATTTCAGCATGCTCTCTGCGAGATCCATATTGTCTTCCAGGTCTGCAAATGTGATCTCCGGTTCAATCATCCAGAATTCCGCCGCATGACGTGTGGTGTTAGAATTCTCAGCACGGAACGTGGGACCGAACGTATAGATATTGCGGAACGCCTGCGCATACGTCTCACCGTTTAACTGACCGCTCACGGTGAGATTCGTCTCCTTCCCGAAAAAATCCCGGGCGTAGTCGACTGCCCCCTCTTCCGTCTTTGGTATCTGATCCAGGTCAAGTGTCGTCACACGGAACATCTCACCGGCACCTTCACAGTCGCTTCCCGTGATCAGCGGCGTATGAACGTAGACAAAGCCTCTGTCCTGGAAAAACCGGTGGATTGCATATGCGATCAGCGAGCGCACGCGGAAAACCGCCTGAAACGTATTCGTACGCGGACGAAGATGCGTGATCGTGCGAAGGTACTCCAGGCTGTGACGTTTTTTCTGAAGCGGATAATCCGGCGCGGATGCCCCCTCTACCGTCACTTCGTCTGCCTGAATCTCAAACGGCTGTTTCGCTTGAGGTGTTGCAACGAGCCTCCCTTTTACGATAACTGCCGCTCCCACATTCAGCTTAGATATCTCGGAAAAATTATCCATTTTGTCGTGGTATACAATCTGAAGCGTCTCGAAAAATGTTCCGTCATGCAGAACGATAAATCCAAATGTTTTAGAATCCCGTACGCTTCTGATCCAGCCGCCCACACTTATTTCCTGATCGAGGTAAGTATCCCTGTCTTTATAAATCTCACGAATTGTTGTCAGTTTCATTTTAAGTTTCTCCCTATTTTTCACTTTTCCCCCATTTTAGCACGCTCACGCGGCAGTTTCAAGAGGGGATAACGCCATTGCCGTGCAGAACGGACCGGCATCAGCCGGTCCGTTCCCAAATCAGTCTCTCAGTTCTCCAGTCTTTTCATATCCGTTTTTCATATCAAAGGCCAGCACCGCATCGCTGTTCGCGATATAAAAGGTATCGCCGATATAGACGCCCCTGGAATTCTCGAACTCTGAGGAAACGCCATTTTGTGCTGAATATGTCATGGCATTTTTAAACCCGTTATGATCATCATAGCTAAATACGAAATAACTGCTGTTTGAACCTCCCCTGTTTCCGTAACTCGTAGTCACGAAACCGATCACATTTTTCTGAGGACTGACGGTCAGCGCCTTATAGTTATATTCCCCAGGAAAATAATCTATATTCTCGATGATCTTCCTGCTGATTTCTTTCACATCCGAAGGATCTGATATGTCAAACATCGAAAGCTTAAGGCCCTTGCGTGTGCCCGTATCCGGGTCGGTCTCCCATCCGATCCCAAGCAGACGGTTCTCTCCGTAAAAGTGCAGATATTCCGAAAATCCGGTAACCTTCAGCTCTCCCAGAATCTTCGGATTCTCAGGGTCTGTAAAATCCACAGAGAAGAGAGGATCCACCTGCCGGTACGTCACAAAATAGCCGGTATTCCCCATAAACCTTGCAGAATAAATACTTTCTCCCTCTGCCAGGCCTTCTGCTTTTCCTACGATCTCCATATCCTGATTCAGCACGTAAATGCAGTTATCCTGAGTGTTTCCCGACCATCGCGTCGTCAGGACACGAAGATAGCCGTCATATTCGTTTGTCGCAAAATCGTCGGTGACGGTACCGCCTATGACCGCAGCGCCCACACCTTCGATCTTTCCATCCCTGAAACTGAACTTGGCGATCGCTGTCTGATCCCCCGTATTCTCCCACATATCCCGTTCCAGATAAATATTTTCCGTGCTGACGTAAAAGCGGCTCGCACTGTCCAGGATCGCTTTCTTATCCGCAATCTCATCCGGTTTTCCGATGTTGACAGATGTGATGAGCAGATACTGTGACCCGCCGCCTTCTGCCGGAAGATAAATATCGGAGACTGCAAATGTTTCACCTGCCGCCAGCGGCATGATGCCGTATGGATCATCTCCGGCATACGCTTCCTGCCGTTCCAGCTGATACGCCGGATAATAATCGGTGAACAGGTAGACGTATTGCCCTACCTTGCGTGAGGTATGATAAGTCCCGTCCTGGGAAACTTCACCAGTCAGCTTCGGCTCTCTCCTGTCTTTCAGGTCGTACGTATACAGCGTAGTCACCGCGCGGTAATTCATATAGTAGGTATCTGCAGATTTCTCCGTCAATGAGTTATCATATTGCTGACATATGA
The Ruminococcus gauvreauii genome window above contains:
- the asnS gene encoding asparagine--tRNA ligase; translated protein: MKLTTIREIYKDRDTYLDQEISVGGWIRSVRDSKTFGFIVLHDGTFFETLQIVYHDKMDNFSEISKLNVGAAVIVKGRLVATPQAKQPFEIQADEVTVEGASAPDYPLQKKRHSLEYLRTITHLRPRTNTFQAVFRVRSLIAYAIHRFFQDRGFVYVHTPLITGSDCEGAGEMFRVTTLDLDQIPKTEEGAVDYARDFFGKETNLTVSGQLNGETYAQAFRNIYTFGPTFRAENSNTTRHAAEFWMIEPEITFADLEDNMDLAESMLKYVIQYVLEQAPEEMNFFNSFVDKGLLDRLNHVLNSEFGHVTYTEAIEILEKNNEKFEYKVSWGVDLQTEHERYLTEEVFKRPVFVTDYPKEIKAFYMKLNEDGKTVAAMDCLVPGIGEIIGGSQREDDYDKLLGRMAELNLNAEDYAFYLDLRKYGSTRHAGFGLGFERCVMYLTGMSNIRDVIPFPRTVNNCEL
- a CDS encoding beta-propeller domain-containing protein gives rise to the protein MNDDKLLEKIKRSADSCDVPEGLKPEMLDFVRPSEQGIRDRKIRRAIRGIAAAAAVVVLLLILTQVPLTQKESSDSSNTASVRSRGLDTKDSESADDTTEQTSEGKKVLDSMYVPAENYDDIYDAFQTQEKYAENWAMDDVMEAGGAAAAGSSNSSTASTESAVADTAPAEEDTGGNTGYSGTNVQVEGVDEGDVVKTDGEYLYIIRNSRDVRIVKADGANLEEVSVIRLPDKASDGSIQEIYLDGDVLNIICQQYDNSLTEKSADTYYMNYRAVTTLYTYDLKDRREPKLTGEVSQDGTYHTSRKVGQYVYLFTDYYPAYQLERQEAYAGDDPYGIMPLAAGETFAVSDIYLPAEGGGSQYLLITSVNIGKPDEIADKKAILDSASRFYVSTENIYLERDMWENTGDQTAIAKFSFRDGKIEGVGAAVIGGTVTDDFATNEYDGYLRVLTTRWSGNTQDNCIYVLNQDMEIVGKAEGLAEGESIYSARFMGNTGYFVTYRQVDPLFSVDFTDPENPKILGELKVTGFSEYLHFYGENRLLGIGWETDPDTGTRKGLKLSMFDISDPSDVKEISRKIIENIDYFPGEYNYKALTVSPQKNVIGFVTTSYGNRGGSNSSYFVFSYDDHNGFKNAMTYSAQNGVSSEFENSRGVYIGDTFYIANSDAVLAFDMKNGYEKTGELRD